The Onychomys torridus chromosome 4, mOncTor1.1, whole genome shotgun sequence genome includes a window with the following:
- the Mdk gene encoding midkine, producing MQHRGFFLLALLALLALTSAVAKKKDKVKKGSLGSECSEWTWGPCTPSSKDCGMGFREGTCGAQTQRIHCKVPCNWKKEFGADCKYKFESWGACDGSTGTKARQGTLKKARYNAQCQETIRVTKPCTSKTKSKTKAKKGKGKD from the exons ATGCAGCACCGAGGCTTCTTCCTTCTAGCCCTTCTTGCCCTCCTGGCGCTCACCTCCGCCGTGGCCAAAAAGAAAG ACAAGGTGAAGAAGGGCAGCCTGGGGAGCGAGTGTTCGGAGTGGACCTGGGGGCCCTGCACCCCCAGCAGCAAAGACTGCGGTATGGGTTTCCGTGAGGGTACCTGTGGAGCCCAGACCCAGCGCATCCATTGCAAGGTGCCCTGCAACTGGAAGAAGGAATTTGGAG CCGACTGCAAGTACAAGTTTGAGAGTTGGGGGGCGTGCGATGGGAGCACCGGCACCAAAGCCCGCCAAGGGACCCTGAAGAAGGCTCGCTACAATGCCCAGTGCCAGGAGACCATCCGCGTGACCAAGCCCTGCACCTCCAAGACCAAGTCGAAGACCAAAG ccaagaaagggaaagggaaggattGA
- the Chrm4 gene encoding muscarinic acetylcholine receptor M4, protein MANFTPVNGSSANQSVRLVTATHNHLETVEMVFIATVTGSLSLVTVVGNILVMLSIKVNRQLQTVNNYFLFSLACADLIIGAFSMNLYTVYIIKGYWPLGAVVCDLWLALDYVVSNASVMNLLIISFDRYFCVTKPLTYPARRTTKMAGLMIAAAWVLSFVLWAPAILFWQFVVGKRTVPDNQCFIQFLSNPAVTFGTAIAAFYLPVVIMTVLYVHISLASRSRVHKHRPEGPKEKKAKTLAFLKSPLMKPSIKKPPPGGASREELRNGKLEEAPPPALPPPPRPVADKDTSNESSSGSATQNTKERPPTELSTTEATTPALPAPTLQPRTLNPASKWSKIQIVTKQTGNECVTAIEIVPATPAGMRPAANVARKFASIARNQVRKKRQMAARERKVTRTIFAILLAFILTWTPYNVMVLVNTFCQSCIPERVWSIGYWLCYVNSTINPACYALCNATFKKTFRHLLLCQYRNIGTAR, encoded by the coding sequence ATGGCGAACTTCACACCTGTCAATGGCAGCTCAGCCAATCAGTCTGTGCGCCTGGTCACAGCAACCCACAACCACCTGGAGACAGTGGAGATGGTGTTCATTGCCACAGTGACAGGCTCCTTGAGCCTGGTGACTGTTGTGGGGAACATCCTGGTGATGCTGTCCATCAAGGTCAACAGGCAGTTGCAGACTGTCAACAACTACTTCCTGTTCAGCCTGGCATGTGCCGACCTCATCATCGGTGCATTCTCCATGAACCTCTACACCGTGTATATCATCAAGGGCTACTGGCCCCTGGGCGCCGTGGTCTGTGACCTGTGGCTGGCTCTGGACTACGTAGTGAGCAATGCCTCTGTCATGAACCTTCTCATCATTAGCTTTGACCGCTACTTCTGCGTCACCAAACCCCTCACCTACCCTGCCCGCCGCACTACTAAGATGGCAGGCCTCATGATTGCAGCTGCCTGGGTCCTGTCCTTTGTGCTCTGGGCCCCTGCCATCTTGTTCTGGCAGTTTGTGGTGGGCAAGAGGACAGTGCCTGATAACCAGTGTTTCATCCAGTTCTTGTCCAACCCGGCAGTGACCTTTGGCACAGCCATTGCTGCCTTCTACCTTCCCGTGGTCATCATGACGGTGCTGTATGTTCACATCTCACTGGCCAGCCGCAGTCGAGTCCACAAGCATCGACCTGAGGGCCCCAAGGAGAAGAAGGCCAAGACTCTGGCTTTCCTCAAGAGCCCCCTGATGAAGCCGAGTATCAAGAAACCTCCACCAGGGGGCGCTTCTCGAGAGGAGCTGCGTAACGGGAAGCTAGAAGAGGCCCCTCCGCCAGCCCTGCCCCCGCCTCCGCGCCCCGTGGCCGACAAGGACACTTCCAATGAGTCTAGCTCGGGCAGTGCCACCCAGAACACCAAGGAACGGCCACCCACAGAGCTGTCCACCACAGAGGCCACCACACCAGCCTTGCCCGCCCCTACCCTGCAGCCACGAACCCTCAACCCAGCCTCTAAATGGTCCAAGATTCAGATTGTAACAAAGCAGACGGGCAATGAGTGCGTGACAGCCATCGAGATTGTACCCGCCACGCCAGCTGGCATGCGCCCAGCAGCCAATGTGGCCCGAAAGTTCGCCAGTATCGCTCGCAATCAGGTGCGCAAGAAGCGGCAGATGGCGGCCCGTGAGCGCAAAGTGACTAGGACCATCTTTGCCATTCTGCTGGCCTTCATCCTCACCTGGACACCCTACAATGTCATGGTCCTGGTGAACACCTTTTGCCAGAGCTGCATCCCTGAGAGGGTGTGGTCCATCGGCTACTGGCTCTGCTACGTCAACAGCACCATCAACCCTGCCTGCTACGCACTCTGCAATGCCACCTTCAAAAAGACCTTCCGGCACCTCCTGCTGTGCCAGTATCGGAACATCGGCACAGCCAGGTAG